The segment TAcctaaaacaaatgaaactgCTACGCGTGTATCGCCTAGTTTGATGAAAAGATTTGATAGTGAGAGATCGAGCGTTCAAATTACGACTGTCAACCGGTCGACTTCAAAACAGTGTGATGACGTCAAACCGTCGACTTCACAATGGGACAGCCGGGTCGGCAAAGAACCGTTGCCACCGAAACCTATTTGTTGTTCGAATAACCATTTGTGCAACAAAGATTTGATTATATACCCATCAAATTCGAAACCATTCGACTGTGTCTACCATACTTCAAGGCATGGCGACAACGCTTACCCGTCGACTTCAAAAGAGATAATACCAAGAAACCATATAACCAACGGAGATTTGACCGTTTATCCAACGTCGAAACAATTTAATTCTGTCAACTTGTCGACTTCAAAACCTTTGGAAAATTTATTCCCGTCGACTTCAAAGCGTCCAAACAGTCATGTTCCGAGTGGGGTATTAGGCAAACCTCTGTCTCATATGTTGCCAAAGGGTACTACTATCGTTCCGAAACCCATGcattttactaataaaaatgtagtaCAATCGTCAAAAGTACCGTCTAAGGGTTTCGTCTTTTCCCCACCAGTGACCTCAAACAAACAGTGGCAAGATATTGTGAGAGGACAACTGTCCAAAATGCCAGCCACAGATGTATTCGGCTTTTCATCGAAACAGACTAACAATGCAAGCAATAGGCATGCTAGTATCACTCTGACGCCTTCAAAACAGCCTGACAATGCTCAACCGTCTACTTCCAAACAGTCGAACATCGTTTATCCATCGACTTCAAAACAGCCTGACAAAGTTTACCCATCGACTTCAAAACAGCCTGACAAAGTTTACCCATCAACTTCAAAACAGCCTGACAATGCTCAACCGTCTACTTCAAAACAGACGAACATTGTTTATCCATCTACTTCAAAGCAGCCTGATAACGTTTATCCATCGACTTCAAAACAGCCTGATAACGTTTATCCATCCACTTCAAAGCAGCCTGACAAAGTTTACCCATCGACTTCAAAACAGCCAGATAAAGTTTACCCATCGACTTCAAAACAGCCTGAAAAAGTTTACCCATCGACTTCAAAACAACCTGACAACGTTTTCCCATCGACTTCAAAGCAACCTGACGTTTTCCCATCGACTTCAAAACAGCCTGACAATGTTTTTCCATCTACTTCAAAACGACCTGACAACGTTTTCCCTTCTACTTCAAAACAACCTGACAACGTCTTCCCATCAACTTCAAAACAACCTGACAACGTTTTCCCATCAACTTCAAAACAACCTGACAACGTTTTCCCATCAACTTCAAAACAGCCAGACAACGTTTTCCCATCAACTTCAAAACAGCCTGACGTTTTCCCATCGACTTCAAAACAACCTGACAACGTTTGCCCATCGACTTCAAAACAACCGGACGTTTTCCCATCGACTTCAAAACAGCCGGAAAATGTTTTCCCATCAACTTCAAAACAACCTGACAACGTTTTCCCATCGTCTTCAAAACAGCCTGACAATGTTTTCCCATCAACTTCAAAACAACCTGACAACGTTTTCCCATCGACTTCAAAACAGTCTGACAACGTTTTCCCATCAACTTTAAAACAGCCTGACGTTTTCCCATCGACTTCAAAACAACCTGAAAACGTTTTCCCGTCCACTTCAAAACAACCTGACGTTTTCCCATCGACTTCAAAACAGCCTGACAATGTTTTCCCATCTACTTCAAAACAACCTGACAACGTTTTCCCATCAACTTCAAAACAACCTGACAACGTTTTTCCATCGACTTCAAAACAGCCTGACAATGTTTTCCCATCTACTTCAAAACAGCCTGACAACGTTTTCCCATCGACTTCAAAACAGGATACTTTAACAAATTGCCATGTAAAAGAGCCTTTAACAGAAATATTGCCCAAAATCGACGCCCTATGCTTAAGGCAACACAGCTCTGAAGTTCCGAGCGCTCTTAAATCtcaaaaccaaaaatatacGTATTTCGGAGAAGACTGCGCGAACAATAACGCTGTCAATCAATTTACGAACACAGGCCGGGAATCGATTTTAACAGTCGAGAATCCGCGTAGCGAACAAGAGCTATGCGAGTATTTGAGGAAATTAAACATGGCTGTCGAGTCTGCCGTCTCCAGGGACGGCGCGGAGACATTGTTGAAACAGTTGTTCGATATTTTGCCTGAAGTGGCTTCCGTTCTGCAGAATTCTAACGTTGATAGCGCGGCGTGCGATTTGATTAGACAAGTGTACTGCGCGTTTAAGAAGAGCGAATTGGAACTTGCGTGTGAACCGCTCAATGAGGGTATAGTGAGTGGAATGTTGGAGAAGCATTTCGGCTCTTTGTCGGTTGGGGGGCAGCCAGTGTTCACTTTTCAGGCGAGGAAGGGTGTTAGTGATGTaagtatgatttatttatctgtaataatataacatatcacgtctattgCGGGTTAGgtagagccaacggtcttaaaaagactgatgggccacgttcagccgttgatttatctataataataataacatacgtacatataatcacgtctatatccattgcggtataggcagagccaacggtcttaaaaagactgataggctacgttcagctgtttggcttaatgatagaattaagattcaaatagggacaggttgctagcccatcgccttaaaaaagaatcacttgggattcttatttaaggcgatgggctatatatatcattaagccaaacagctgaacgtggcctatcagtcttttcaatactgttcaccccgcaaaggataaagacgtgattatatgtatgtatagacaTAGGGACAAACGCGGGAAGCGACTATGCTAAAAGTATGTAGTGAAAGATAGAtatactctttattgcaccataagaaaaagaaaccgtgcggtgtggttcccggcaccattacaaaaaagtattgGACCACTCACATCTCATTCccacggatgttgtaaaaggcgactaagggataggcttataaacttaggattcctcttttaggcgatgggctagcaacctgtcactatttgaatctcaattctatcactaagccaaacagctgagcgtggcctatcagtcttttcaagactggtggctctgtctaccccgctagggacatagacgtgatcatatgtatgtatgtagaaaaagaaaaataaagaagtgataaatagtagtaaaatattttttactcacGACTTCAATTTTCAGGTATCAGAAGCGGCAAAACTGAAGAAGAAATCTGCGCAGTTACCTTTGAATCACGTCGCACGCAGCGCCCGCCCCGAGAGAGAGGAACAGCGATATGTGAAAGCGAGAAGGGTGAACAGCACCGCCGCCAAACCTGtgccttttcaatttaaacCATTGAAACctgaataatattaacatGGGTGTATAATATGAGGTTATGTAACACTTACTTATACATTTTCTGAACTATGTACacatattcatacatacatatgatcacgtctttatcccttacggggtagacagagccaacagtgttgaaaagactgataggccacgttcagctgtttggcttaatgatagaattgagattcaaatagtgacgggttgctagcccatcgcctaaaagaagaatcgcaagtttataagcctttcccttagtcgccttttacgacatccatgggaacgagatggagtggtcctattctttttttttattggtgccacacggcatattcattcatgttttttaatgtaggtagACAATgcgcattcgtccacgatttagattcaaaagatctatatttgtaaattgacttccggtgaaaatgcttcagtgtagtttgttccgcctcttcttctacacgtgcgcttcggaagcggtagtagttacaattagatttaagtgatgtgacgtcaataagtgatactttttatctaattttgaaaataaatctattctattctattccacaGCATATTATGTGTACATAGTTCTGCGTTATAAAGTTCCGTGCAGGGTTATCTcatatatattatgaaaaattgaGCATACAGCCTTAACTTTTTCTGCCAAAAGCAACTTGACGTAAAAATCCACctaaagtttattttcatgtaactttttttattaactttaattattttttttagtaaagtgaaataaatacgaaaattctcttttttaattacaatctTATATGATTCTCTTATGATCTTtgctcaaaaattattttaaatttttgaaagaCATGTATAATTGTGAGCTTAATCATTTTATACTTGAGTATATAGTGGAGTGATCTGACATTTGGAAATAGGATAAACAGGTCAGATTTGACTAGTTGCAACATATATGgcattgtttattaaattcaacCAGAGGGCAGCACTTCTGATCAAATGCGTTGTTGCCATTGGTTGAAAGTTTCGTTCCGCGGCGTCATGGAAAATGACAcacaataataactttatatttttattttaattgaaatctgTTAAGGTGGATTCACAAGATCGccctaaaaatatagaaattagTAGTACTGCTATAAAACATGTTTCGCTTTTTTTAGCAAAAATACACATTCAATTTAAGTACATGATATTTTGCGTATTGGTTatctaaaaattgttttatttgtagtaaaaaaattatgaaaataatactaGATTAGATGCAAAATTTCGTCTAAATAAATCATATCCTTTGGAAATGAAAGCGAAAACATGTTGTGTTAACCGATTCATTGCGGATGACGCCAATGGGCGTCATTGATTTCTTTTACCAATGGCGTTTGACGCCAAATGgcgtcaaaataaatttatccgCAACTCTGAGGAATGACAATTTCTAAAGTCCTACCTAACAGAACTGCTATTATTTGTCACGTAGGTTGTGTCCGTATCAATAGTTTTAGGAAATAGAGGCGGTTTCAAAACTTCAGAAGTTgcaaacctttttttattattaatagaatGAAACAGCTTGAATAGGTTTTGAACgcagtatattatttaaaatttaattcgacGTATGCAAATTAAAGTCCGAGTACGCATACATGGTtggaaaattt is part of the Amyelois transitella isolate CPQ chromosome 20, ilAmyTran1.1, whole genome shotgun sequence genome and harbors:
- the LOC106131680 gene encoding proteoglycan 4 isoform X1; the encoded protein is MTMQLIMAFQSLWTVSSALPQGMYIICTICTDPVNPADYLNVINCGHMFHCRCLEQWILRSKTCPQCRQEVSYERMYRVYPTMSDEPRDTVQEEIEPNPEPDKTQENEELIRLYTAELDNRNFELIKLKSEYLALKRMHDVNAADIVYLKNAKRVMNDEMKRQNTVYNELREQFDAQHSDLGLYIKRNNHLTHKIDVMEKEMKRSKEQLLRTYFEKIALQQEQGIINNKMADIKKRIKEGSIGKNEVCGTYNTIFATLSKFFDNNIINMDLENVKKLSKILAEDVVRQNRLSSSYVEAPTPKENPKSNLDCPSTSSNSEVLINGLPFQDWIQKLSEKSSITCGIVPKTNETATRVSPSLMKRFDSERSSVQITTVNRSTSKQCDDVKPSTSQWDSRVGKEPLPPKPICCSNNHLCNKDLIIYPSNSKPFDCVYHTSRHGDNAYPSTSKEIIPRNHITNGDLTVYPTSKQFNSVNLSTSKPLENLFPSTSKRPNSHVPSGVLGKPLSHMLPKGTTIVPKPMHFTNKNVVQSSKVPSKGFVFSPPVTSNKQWQDIVRGQLSKMPATDVFGFSSKQTNNASNRHASITLTPSKQPDNAQPSTSKQSNIVYPSTSKQPDKVYPSTSKQPDKVYPSTSKQPDNAQPSTSKQTNIVYPSTSKQPDNVYPSTSKQPDNVYPSTSKQPDKVYPSTSKQPDKVYPSTSKQPEKVYPSTSKQPDNVFPSTSKQPDVFPSTSKQPDNVFPSTSKRPDNVFPSTSKQPDNVFPSTSKQPDNVFPSTSKQPDNVFPSTSKQPDNVFPSTSKQPDVFPSTSKQPDNVCPSTSKQPDVFPSTSKQPENVFPSTSKQPDNVFPSSSKQPDNVFPSTSKQPDNVFPSTSKQSDNVFPSTLKQPDVFPSTSKQPENVFPSTSKQPDVFPSTSKQPDNVFPSTSKQPDNVFPSTSKQPDNVFPSTSKQPDNVFPSTSKQPDNVFPSTSKQDTLTNCHVKEPLTEILPKIDALCLRQHSSEVPSALKSQNQKYTYFGEDCANNNAVNQFTNTGRESILTVENPRSEQELCEYLRKLNMAVESAVSRDGAETLLKQLFDILPEVASVLQNSNVDSAACDLIRQVYCAFKKSELELACEPLNEGIVSGMLEKHFGSLSVGGQPVFTFQARKGVSDVSEAAKLKKKSAQLPLNHVARSARPEREEQRYVKARRVNSTAAKPVPFQFKPLKPE
- the LOC106131680 gene encoding proteoglycan 4 isoform X2; this encodes MYIICTICTDPVNPADYLNVINCGHMFHCRCLEQWILRSKTCPQCRQEVSYERMYRVYPTMSDEPRDTVQEEIEPNPEPDKTQENEELIRLYTAELDNRNFELIKLKSEYLALKRMHDVNAADIVYLKNAKRVMNDEMKRQNTVYNELREQFDAQHSDLGLYIKRNNHLTHKIDVMEKEMKRSKEQLLRTYFEKIALQQEQGIINNKMADIKKRIKEGSIGKNEVCGTYNTIFATLSKFFDNNIINMDLENVKKLSKILAEDVVRQNRLSSSYVEAPTPKENPKSNLDCPSTSSNSEVLINGLPFQDWIQKLSEKSSITCGIVPKTNETATRVSPSLMKRFDSERSSVQITTVNRSTSKQCDDVKPSTSQWDSRVGKEPLPPKPICCSNNHLCNKDLIIYPSNSKPFDCVYHTSRHGDNAYPSTSKEIIPRNHITNGDLTVYPTSKQFNSVNLSTSKPLENLFPSTSKRPNSHVPSGVLGKPLSHMLPKGTTIVPKPMHFTNKNVVQSSKVPSKGFVFSPPVTSNKQWQDIVRGQLSKMPATDVFGFSSKQTNNASNRHASITLTPSKQPDNAQPSTSKQSNIVYPSTSKQPDKVYPSTSKQPDKVYPSTSKQPDNAQPSTSKQTNIVYPSTSKQPDNVYPSTSKQPDNVYPSTSKQPDKVYPSTSKQPDKVYPSTSKQPEKVYPSTSKQPDNVFPSTSKQPDVFPSTSKQPDNVFPSTSKRPDNVFPSTSKQPDNVFPSTSKQPDNVFPSTSKQPDNVFPSTSKQPDNVFPSTSKQPDVFPSTSKQPDNVCPSTSKQPDVFPSTSKQPENVFPSTSKQPDNVFPSSSKQPDNVFPSTSKQPDNVFPSTSKQSDNVFPSTLKQPDVFPSTSKQPENVFPSTSKQPDVFPSTSKQPDNVFPSTSKQPDNVFPSTSKQPDNVFPSTSKQPDNVFPSTSKQPDNVFPSTSKQDTLTNCHVKEPLTEILPKIDALCLRQHSSEVPSALKSQNQKYTYFGEDCANNNAVNQFTNTGRESILTVENPRSEQELCEYLRKLNMAVESAVSRDGAETLLKQLFDILPEVASVLQNSNVDSAACDLIRQVYCAFKKSELELACEPLNEGIVSGMLEKHFGSLSVGGQPVFTFQARKGVSDVSEAAKLKKKSAQLPLNHVARSARPEREEQRYVKARRVNSTAAKPVPFQFKPLKPE